The Roseibium sp. Sym1 nucleotide sequence GCAGGACCCGGGCCGTTGTGGTGGTTCATTATGGCGGCGCGGCAGCCCCGATGACGGAAATCCGGGCCCTGTGCGAAAGACGCGGTGTCGTCATTCTCGAGGATGCTGCCCAGGCCTATGGGGCAACACAGGACGGCCGGGCCGTTGGAACGGCGGGCCTCTTCGCTGCCTTTTCCTTCCACGAAACCAAGATCATCAGCAGCGGGCACGGCGGGGCGCTGGTGCTGAACAGCGATGATCCGGTGCTGAAGGACCGGATCGAGGAACTGCTGGCACGTGGAACCAATTATCCCGCCTTTGCCCGCAAGGAAGTCAGCCATTACGAATGGACTTCCGTTTCCTCGAGCTTCGAGATGCCGGATCTCAACGCGGCTCTGCTCTACGGCCAGCTCCGGCATGCCAGCGAAATCCTGCTCAAGTGCCGGGCGATCTGGGCCTATTACGAGAAGCGCCTGAGCCGTCTTCCGGTGGACATCCTGCGCCCGGACGCGGCGACGCGGGCAAACGGCTACAGCTTTGCCTTCCTGTGTCCCGACCGGGAGGGTGCCCGGCGGGTGCTGGCGGGAAGCGACAGGCGTGGGCTCGGCCTGCAATCGCATTACAAGCCCTTGCATTTGTCCCGGTATGCCGGACACATCGATGCCGCCAGCTGTCCGGGAGCCTCCTCAAGCTGGGCTCGCCTGGTCCGTCTGCCCGTGCACATGGGCCTTCGACCGGAAGATGCTGCCCGGATCTGCGCTTTCCTGGAAACCGAACTTGGTTGAACGGCGTCATTCGCGGTAACGGGGCGATCCGATCCGCTTGACCAGGACTGCCATCGTCGCCAGTGCCAGGCGCAGGTTGGCGCCCGCTGACGGGCGCCTGAAATAGGCCGTGTCGATCACCAGACGCTTTGGCAGGATATCGCGGGCATAAGCGGTTTCCAGGTCCTCGGCCCCCTCCAGTTTCCGGAAGTTTTCCAGCGCCCACAGTGTTCCGGGACTGAACAGGCCCGGCTTGAAATCCAGCGACCGGCGCATTCTTTCATTGTAACACCGGTCCACGATGCCCGGATCTTCGGGACGGGGGCCGAAAAACGCCATGTCGCCGCGCAAGATGTTGATCAGCTGCGGCAGTTCATCGATCTTGGTGTTGCGCAGGATGCGGCCGAGCGCCGTCACGCGGGCGTCGCCGACCGCCGTGATCGCGGGTTCCAGGGTCTTGCCGTTGCGCATGCTGCGGTACTTCACCATCCGGAAGGCCCGCCCGTCCTTGCCTGTCCGGCCGGCGAGATAGAGCGGAGACTGGCGGTCAACGACCCAGACCAGCAGGGCCAGCGCGATCATGAACGGGGCCAGCAGGAGCAGCAGGATGGCGGCAGTAACCTGTGTCACGAGCGTTGTCATGGGAACCGGGCTGGCATCTTGATCGCGTTTATTTGGGCTGGGGTTGCGGTTTTCAGGCCTGGAATGCGGTGTTTCGGGCAGGGCCGGATGCAGAAAACAACAGCCCCGGACTGATAGCCGGGGCCGTCTTGACGAACATTCGGGTGCCGGACGGATCACACCCGGCCGGGGGCACGGGTCAGTCGCGCAGCTTGACGATCTTGTCGTCGCCGCCGCCCGGAGCGTCATCGTCCGGACCGTTGTCATCATCGCCGTCCGAGGTGAGGGTGTCGATGTCCATCGGATCGAGTTCCGCCGACAGGGGTTCGGTGATGCCGAGTTCCGCCGCCGGGTCGCTGCTTTCGGTCAGACCGAGTTCCTCGGCCGGTCCCCGGCCTTCCATCGCCATCTGGTAGTTGGCAATGACGGACTTGAGCTGGACGATCTGCTCGTTGGCGGTGTCCACCTGGATCTTGTAGCGCTGCAGGCGCTTGTTTTCCTCGATGAGGTCTTCCAGGTTGTCGGCGAATTTCTGGTTTTGGTTGCGCTGGTGGTTGAGGTCCGTCAGGGCCGAGTTGTAGCGCAGGTTGACCTCTCGCAGCTTGGCGGTGGTCGCCATCAGCTCGTTGCGGTCCTTCTCGTGGTTCTTCTGGGCGCTGTCGAGCAGGTGTTCGATTTCCTGCATGCGCTTGATCAGGTCGCGGTTGCGTTCCTTCAGCGTGGAATTCTCGCGGGCCATTTCCTGCAGCGACTGGGCGCCGATGCGGCGCTGCGAGGACAGGTTCTCGATTTCCGCGTTGAGCGCGTAGACCTCGTTGTCGTGCTTGCGCTGCTCTTCCTCGAGGCGGGACTTGGCGTAGACCAGCTCCTGGCTGGACACGTCCAGATGGGATTTCAGGTCGATATTGTCATTGCGGAACTCGACCAGTTCGCGTTTCACCGATTCCAGTTCGCTGGTGCTCTGGTTGTTCTTGCGGACCTCGTCCTCCAGCAGCTTTGCGCTTTCGGAGAGGTTCTGCTGCAGTTCCTTTTCCCGGTGCCGCACGGCTTCCAGGTCGGAGCCCAGGCCTTCCGCGTGTTTTTCCAGGGTTTCGAACTTGGCCTTCAGGTCGTTGAGCTGGCCGCTGAGGTCGGACACCTGGGAGTTGGCCTCGACCAGCTTGGCGCTTTGCAGCCGGTATTCCTCGTTGACCTTCTTGTTGTTGTCGCGGATCGAGACGATGTCGTTGCGCGCCGTTTCCAGGGCCGTGCGGGTCTCGGTCGCGCGCTTGCGCAGCGAATGGACTTCCGCCTGCGCGTCCTCGAGCTGGGTCGTCAGCGTCTTGACCTTGTGCTCGGCGTCGAGCAGGTCGGTGGAGATCTTGGCATTCTCGGATTTCAGCCGGACCTCGGTTTCGACGCTTGCGCGGGAAACTTCCAGGAATTCCGACATCATGCGGATCGAGGTCTGGCTTTCCGCGGCGAAGGCCTCCATCTGCTCGAAGGTCTGGTTGAGCCCGCCGATACGGGACTTCAGCCCGTCCAGCTGATTCATCTTTTCCTGCATTCTCAGGGCAAAGGGCGAGAGATGCTCGACATTGGTCTTCTCGGACGTCTCAACGGCGTCCTGCGTGCTGCCTGCCTCCGCCCCGGTCTCGACCCGCTGTTCCTGGCCTTCGCCCGGTCGCGAGGATTTCGAGAAAATGCCCATTCCTGTCTCCTGACTTTCACGCCGGCGCCGCCCGGCGAGAGATACGCAATACCTTTACCCTTTATTAACCCATAAGGCCCGGGGGTTTCAACGACTCAGCGCGAACCGGCGCCAGAATACATTGTGAAGTGTTACCCCAAAAAGACAGATATCCCCGGGATTTTAAGGGATTTGCTTCTATGGTTAATCCCCGGGGCCGTGCGAACGCTTCAGGTGCCCGGCCGTCTTCGGCCGGTACCGGTCCGGTTGGGCACGTTGCAAGATGGCTTTCCTGTATCTTTGGCGCGAAATTACTTGTATTCCGCGAAGCATATATACGTACTGTTACTGTGCGCAATTGATATTTTTCTCAAATTCGCTCATTGTTCGATAGTTGGTTGGTTCCGATTAAGGAGGTCCGCCAAGATGAACTTATCTCGAATACGTGAATTTTGGAGCCGAAAATTCGGCCGCTGTCCGGCTTGCATGCGCGTTGCCTTGTGGGCAGCTGTCTCCTGTTTTGGCGGAGCGGTCCTGTCGGCGGTCGCGGGGGGCGGGGCCTTGCCAACTGCGATACTGGGTCTGGCGGGAGGTGTCTTCGCCGTGCTGAGCCTCGCCCATGTTGCCAGCTATGCCGTCCGCCGGGCCCGAATGGTTGCCCGCGCTGCGCATGGGCGCATTGTCCCGGTCGGTGAGCATGCGGTGCTGCCGATTCCGGCAGGCGGCCCGGGCGAGGGGCTTACGCGACGCGGCTTCGCAGTGCTGGTTCTGCGCTATGCCGGCCTGGCGGCGGTGGCATCGATCGGCCTGACGGCACGCGCCAGGGCCGATTGCGGTGACTGTGCCGCCACCTATGGCGCGGGCTACCTGGATTGCATCACCTACTACTGCAATGACATCGGCCAGACCTGCTGCCCGCCCGGTTACCCCTATCTGAACCATTGCGACTGCACCTGTTACGACGGCACGGGTTTCGACTGCGGCAGTTATTCCAACTGCAATTACTGCGGCTGACGCCGGTGCCAGGTTGACGTGGCCGCTGGCGCGCGCAGAAATAGGGCCTTGTTCAAATGCGCTTTTCGGTGCCCTTCCCGGAGGATTTCATGCAGTTCCCGATTGTCCCGATCCTGCTCTGTCTTGCGCTGGGCAGTGCCCCGGCATCCGCCTATCAGCAGTTCCTGACCTACCGGATCGCCGGCCAGGACATCCAGTCGATCACCCTGGCCCCGCATGCCGACGAGAACCCGGCGGCGATGACGTTGAACCTGCAGTCCTCGGGCGGGAGCAGCGATATCCTGATCGAGTCCGATGGCGGCCTCGACGCCTGCAAGACGGAACTGGAATACATCATCGGTTCGAAGGACGCCTATGCGGAAATCGTCGTCGACATGAACGCCCGGACCATGAACGGCGTGATGGTGCTGCAATGCGCGACGTTTTACGGTCTGTTCGGGGAGTGAGGGGCGGTCGGCAACGCCGGATCAAGGGACCGCAGCGCTGGCCAACTCCTCAGTGGTCATCCCCGACGCGCGCAGCGCGATCGGGGACCCATTGGTTGCCGTGACTTGTGGAAGGGGCAGTGTGGTTCGGATCGGCTTTGCCCGTTCCTGGTGTCCGCCCGACTGGCGACGTGGATTGGGTCCCGGCTCAGGGCCGGGATGACGCCGCGAGTGGGGCGATGTCTTCGCCCCGTTACCGTTGTCCTATAGTCAGGCTAACCGCTCTCAGCCCCCCATCTCGTCGATGGTCCAGCTGAGCGGCCAGCCCTC carries:
- a CDS encoding aminotransferase class V-fold PLP-dependent enzyme — translated: MSAGQPIRFHAAHVPPATHDAVAAALASKHLRAGGGFSSKARALVGAHVGHDRVFLTNSCTSALEIAALALDLGPEDEVVVPSFTFCATATAFARMGARIILADTDPATMMVTAETLEARFTSRTRAVVVVHYGGAAAPMTEIRALCERRGVVILEDAAQAYGATQDGRAVGTAGLFAAFSFHETKIISSGHGGALVLNSDDPVLKDRIEELLARGTNYPAFARKEVSHYEWTSVSSSFEMPDLNAALLYGQLRHASEILLKCRAIWAYYEKRLSRLPVDILRPDAATRANGYSFAFLCPDREGARRVLAGSDRRGLGLQSHYKPLHLSRYAGHIDAASCPGASSSWARLVRLPVHMGLRPEDAARICAFLETELG
- a CDS encoding sugar transferase encodes the protein MTQVTAAILLLLLAPFMIALALLVWVVDRQSPLYLAGRTGKDGRAFRMVKYRSMRNGKTLEPAITAVGDARVTALGRILRNTKIDELPQLINILRGDMAFFGPRPEDPGIVDRCYNERMRRSLDFKPGLFSPGTLWALENFRKLEGAEDLETAYARDILPKRLVIDTAYFRRPSAGANLRLALATMAVLVKRIGSPRYRE